One segment of Aquimarina sp. BL5 DNA contains the following:
- a CDS encoding diacylglycerol kinase, translating to MSKASNFITGRIRGCGYALKGALILLKTEPSIQVQAVIAIIMTALGFYMNITATEWILQTFAIGLVMSIEGLNTTVEAIADFIHPDFHNKIGFIKDIAAGAVFIAAIVAVVVGCIIYVPYLF from the coding sequence ATGAGTAAAGCTTCTAATTTTATTACTGGTAGGATACGAGGTTGTGGATATGCATTAAAAGGAGCATTGATATTACTTAAAACTGAACCAAGTATACAAGTACAGGCTGTCATAGCGATTATTATGACAGCCTTAGGTTTTTATATGAATATAACTGCGACCGAATGGATTTTACAAACTTTTGCTATTGGGCTTGTAATGAGTATTGAAGGACTAAATACTACGGTAGAAGCAATTGCAGATTTTATTCATCCTGATTTTCACAATAAAATTGGTTTTATTAAAGATATTGCGGCAGGAGCAGTTTTTATAGCGGCAATAGTAGCTGTTGTTGTTGGTTGTATTATTTATGTTCCGTATTTATTCTAG